TGACCGACCGCAACCTGTTCTGGCAGAACCGCTCGCTGAACATCTTCAGCTCGGTGGTGGTGAATATCGTGCGCTCGGTGCCGTTCGTCATTCTGCTGGTGCTGCTGTTGCCGCTGACGCAGTTCCTGCTCGGCAACACCATCGGGCCGATTGCAGCTTCTGTACCGTTATCTGTGGCGGCGATTGCGTTTTATGCCCGCCTGGTGGACGGCGCGCTGCGGGAGGTGGATAAAGGCATTATTGAAGCCGCTGAGGCCTTTGGCGCCAGCCCGATGCGCATTATCTGCACCGTGCTGCTGCCGGAAGCCAGCGCCGGTTTGCTGCGTGGGTTAACCATAACCCTGGTCAGCCTGATCGGTTACTCGGCGATGGCGGGGATTGTCGGCGGCGGCGGCGTGGGCGACCTTGCGATCCGCTTCGGCTATTACCGCTACGAAACCCAGGTCATGGTGGTCACGGTGGTGGCGCTGATTGTGCTGGTGCAGATCGTGCAAATGATTGGCGACTACCTCGCAAAACGCGCGGACAAGCGCGACAGGCATTAACCTTCTTTCTGGCCGGACGTTGGTTCGGCCCGTTTTCTTCCTGATAAGCCCCAAAACTGCAATTCCCCAAAGCGTTTCATATTCCTGCGAGCCGCCTCGAAGTTTGCCAATCTGCCCAAATTTTAAGCTATGCCACTGTGCAGCCATCCAGTATGCTCGGAGGGATGATCAAGAGATAAGTCCGGTGAAGGCCGGAAAAAGAAGCGCCCTCGAAAGGTGGTGGAACACCAGACGAGGGCTGACCACAACCGTTAACAGGAGTAACAGCTATGGCTAACGCTGATAGTAACACACAGACTCACCCTGAAATCACCCCACACGACCCGGCATTTGCGGGCAGCATCGCAACCCTGCTAGAAAAGCCGCAGGGCGCAGCAATGGATCTCTTCCAGGTGCTCGATATCTGCGAGCAGTACGCCGGGCATTTACTTGAAAACCAGAATCAAACGGAACGCATGGCGCTCTGCGGCCGCCTGCTCGCCGGGCTGGAAGTCTTAAAAAGTGCGCTCAAAGCCCCGCTGCCGGACCACCTGATAGAGAAGCTGACGCTCAAAGAGAGCGAAGCCAGCATCCGTTACAACCCGATAGCCACCGACTCAGAAATGCTCCGCGAGTACTGCGCGGCATTAACCATCGTCCTGCTGAATCAGCAAGAATCCCCCGAGCAAAGGCAGCAGATGACCGGGATCCTGTATGAGCTGATTACAGTGCTGGCAGAGGATTTAACAGCCCCGAGGTTTGTTCGCTCGTTGGATGGTGGGTTGAATATGATCCAGGGCGGGGCTTTGAATTTGGTTCATTGATTTTTTAGGTTTAATGGCCGCCTTCTCCCTGGTGGGGGAGGGCGGGATGTTGGGGAAGGTCTGCTATGAGCGAACAGCGGAAGTTGGCGCTAAAAAGATGACTACCAATGCCGTGTCGATTCAGTTTCCAACATCTGTATGCATTAATCTTTCGAGATGAGCTCTAACTGCATAGCCATGCAGACGCGCTGAAATCATTAGGAACGTTTTTCGGGATTTGTGCCGGGGAGAAAGGTGCCGGAAACGGCCCGCTCGCCGCAAAACGCGCTGAGGGGCTCTGCGGGGGTGCAGGCAAGAGGTGTTATGGTAAATTTAATCGTTTCGGTGGCAGCTCAAATTATAAGTTAGTTGAGCTGCCACTATATTACTGATTAGCTTTTGAGTTTCTGTGTCGTTACCACACCGCCTACAGATACCCCTCCTGCAAGCACGCCCCCTCCTGCTGCAACTACGCAGGTTCCGCCAGCCATACCGGCCCCTCCCGCTGCGATAGAACCTCCACCTAAGGCAGCAAGAGACGCGCTTGATAAGGCTGCTCCTTCAAGCCCAGCAATTATCGTACCTCCTGCAGTGGTGCCAAGCGCCCCTGTTGTGCCTATGGCTGCTGCTATAGCTGGCGCAGCTACACCTGCGGTCGCTATACCAGCAATAACACCAATTGCTATTGAGGTTTTTGGGTTCTCGTCAATGAAGTCTGTTACGGTGTCGATACCATCACTAACAACATCACTAACGACATCAAAACCGTCGCTCACAGCTTCTGTTACAGAATTACAAGCGTCTTCTAAGAACCATTTCACATCTAGCCAGCTCATTTTTTTTCCTTGTTTTTTCGGTAAAAAATAAGTATCGGCAGGCTTACTGATCGCTTTAGATGCGCTTTTATCTTGGCACTTAATGCTTTGATGTGTAAACGGTGTTGTATGGTAAATTCGTATGTAGAGCTGGGTCACTTTTCATCATTCAGAGATGGTTATTAGGGGGGGGAGAAGACTGCTCAAAAGAGCAGTCTTTTTACTTTGACGTGATTATACTTCTGGAATGCTCTTTTCTTGGTCAATGCTTTTTAATTTTATCATGGCTATTGATATTGACTTCATACTATTGAAAATAACGTCAAGTTCACTTGGTATTTCCGCTTTTTTGTTTGCTGACTTTATTTCATGAATCTTCCAGATCGGGCATTTTGGTGCTGAGTATCTATCCCAATCAATTAATGGGCATGCTTCTATAGAGGTAAATATTGCAATTTTTTCTTGTGAGTTAATTATAACGATATGAATTAATATTGAATCCAATACTTTCATCTCATCCTTAGGTGTCAGCCTTATTTCTCTAACTCTACTGTTTTCTTCGTGGGCATCATCAATCATGCCTACAGGAGTAAACCCAATTATAGATGGGGGTGACCTGCTCCCCGTAAACCAATACAAACTGATGTTAGCAACGTCCGCTTTTGGCACTTAGCTGACATAAGACGGTTAAGCAACTCACCGGACATTTCTGTTTCGCAATGAAGGTGCCTTTTCTGCATTGCGTCGACAGATACGCCAGTGCCTGGTTTCTTACAGCCAGGCACTCAAGCGTAGTGTTACTCAACAAGGCCGTAACGCTACCCCGCTTTTAGCATTCGCCGAAGCTCGTGATCCAAATATTCATCTACGGCACCGGCATCAATTCCGCCAGCTTTGTACCATACATGAAGTTCTTTAATCGCCAGAGTTCCAAACCTTACCCAGCCGATAAGGTTTGTTCTCAGCAGAAACTGAATCATATCCCCTCCTGAACGAAGTGCCGCATCTCCTGCATCCATCAGGCACAAGGTTCCATGTGCAACCAGGAGCATCCGTCGAAGTTCAGGATTATTTGCAGTAGGAATACATTCGCCCCAGGCTTTCTTATGGTAGTAACGCTGTTTAACCGTCCAGGTAATACGCACGAGCAACTCAGTGATCATGACGGGGATCGCCATCGCCAGTCCATGGCGTAAGTCGTATCCTTTTTCAAAAACCTGGACGGCGACGGTCGCGAAAGACTGGCGATGCTGGCCAAATTCACCAACGTTAATAAACTGAAGTAATGAAAAGAAAGGAATAGGTATACCGGAGCCTCTTCCTGCTGCACCGGAAGAGCCCGCCACATCAGAGAAAAGGTGGCCCAGCCAGTTTACGAAACCACTGAATACTTTAGAGACAACGTTATTCCCTTTTAGCTCAAAAGTTTTGGTGTCTACGGAAACCAGTTTTCCGTCAGCCACAAAATGTGCCGTGCTGGTAAATTGGTCCAGGATTGAGAAAAATAAACCGACTAAATCCGGGGAGTGAGCGAGACTTTTAATATGGTGATTTGTTGTGCTCATCCTGAAGAGACCGTCAACATCGCTGCTATATCGATGGTCATAATTCACCCTGAATTTATCCTCAAGAAAACCGATAGCGCTTTTTGTCGGATTTTGTGCGTTTTTACCTCCCTTCCACCCACATGCTGTGGCGAATTTCTCAACGGCACCCTCCACTGCATTATCTGCGAGCTGGGTCAGTTTTCCTTCACCAGGTGCGCCTACCAGGAAAATATCGATAAGCCCGCCAATAACGCCACAGGTGCCGGCGATCATGTAATCATATTTGTCGCAGCGGGCCGTCTTTAACGTGAAGTCTTCCTGAATGCGTTTCTCCAGGGCAATTCTCTGGGTTGGGGACATCAGGGCGCTAAACGGATCGACCGATAAATCGATATTATGCTTATGGGCATAGTGCGTGACGGACTGAGAATAGGTATCCCAGTCCATATCGCTGGTGGACGCTATTGTTTCGATCATCGACAGTTTACTGATACTGGACGATGAAGGGGTCAAACCGGATTCCAGGTAATCGCTGAATTCACTGGAAACCGTCGTGTGGATATTCTCATCAAACGTGATACCTGAGTGCTCCAGTACACCATTCATAGCCAGAATCATTTCATCTAAAGTAGCATCGGTATCAGTTTGCAAAGCGTTAAGCGCTTCCAGCGCGGCGTCAAGGTCACCCAATTGACTCTCGCTTTGTTCAAGCTGGTGCTTCTGCACCAGCAAGGCCGATACCTGAGTATCCGGTATTTTCATTATGAGAACAGCCCGGTCAGTTTACCTTTGATAACGTCCCCTGCTCTGAAATAGCCGATACCTTCAAAAATGGCAGCAAGTTTTTCTAATTGCTGAGTAGATGCTTTTTCTTTTATCTTCAGTTTTTTCACTTCAACGCTCTTACCATCGTGCTGCTCTTCAACAATACATTCTTCATAGAATGAAAGAACGATGTCATGGAATTGTTTTTTGATGGGTTCTCGGGTCAGCGAAATGAGTTTGGCCTCATCAAGATAGACCGGGCACTTAATTTTGAGCGCACTTTTTTGCATTTTATTCGATTTCTTATTCAATTCATCCGCCGCACCGGTCAATGCATTCATCATCTTCTGGAGCTTTTGAATTTTCTCTCCTTGCCGATTATGCGCATCCAGGGCGTCGTTAAACTTTCCAGAAATATAATTGAGATCATTGATTAGCGCGGACAATGTGGATTGAGTCTGCTTGATGACTTCATTAAGCATAAGTTCCCGGCGCTTGGTTTTATCAAGTTCATTGGCACCCGTAAGATGACGAATTCCTTTATAAGCACCGACCCCGATTAACACCGCGACACCGATACCTGTTGCCATACTTGAAAAACCCAGTACACCGCCAAGTCCAAGCGTAGCGAGGCCAGAAGTGATGCCCGCAGCGGACATACCGATGACAGAGCCGGAGAGATAGACAGCAGCGAGTGGCACACCTACCGCACCTGCTTTTGCCGTAAGTTCTTTCATGCTGCGTTTCAGCGCATCGTCGGAAAAATCTTCCCGTAACATCTTATAGTCTTGCTGAATAACCATCATTGCGAGCTCTATTTCTTCATCAGTTACGCCCAGCAAGGGTTGCACTTGCTGAAGAAATGGAAAGTTTTTATATTCGCCGTTATTAACACTCATGAAAATGCTAATCAGGTCTTTAACAAGAGAGATTTTTATTGACTTGTTATGGCTAGGTACGCATTCCCGGTCAATAATCGTAATTAATTCTTCAACGGGTATTAGACTGGATTCTGCACCGATATAGCTACGCAGTGTAAATCGGGATTCGGTCGTTAACTCAAGTCGGGTCATCAACAAGAGAATTTCGGCAAACTCTTTTTTATCAACTTGATCGTCATCTGAGAACGCCATGTTCACAATAATTTTGACATAAGCTACTTTGAGAGCTTCTGACATTTCGGCAAGGGTGATGAGCTGATCTTCTTCTTTGAACTCATCAAAGTCACTAATAGTATGCTCAAGAACGTCGCTCAATTTCTTGTAGTTGCACTCCATCAAACTTTTTAGCTGTTTTACCTCTCCACTTTTTAGCATGAGGGAAACAGACTCTGTTCGCTTCTCCTTGCCTTTATCATTTACAGTGACATCTTCTATATATTCTACTGCTTCAATATTGTTGTAGAACACGTCATAAGGACTTTCAAAAGTTTCTTTTATAACCAGTTTTTCACCGGTAAAAACGATGCCATCTTTTGCACTACCAAATACCGTATTGTCATAAATGGCCAGAACAGCATTCAAATTATCTGCAACATTGAATGCTTTAGCGACGTTATTCAGTTTTTTTTCAGGGATGCCAGGAGCAACAAAAACATTCTTACTTACTAAAGGTAAATTTTCCTTAAGGAAGGTATTGACGTTATTCACAACTTTCTCCTTATTCGTTGCAGTGGATCGATGAATGGTCGACCCCATTTATTTCGAAGCGTGATTATCTCCACCTGGAGTGTCACATCTTGTCATTAGTGCATGGGTATATGAGTAAAAATATAAAAAGGAGTATGCCATTTGAGCAAGTAAATTATTCACGAAATACTAAAGGATGCATGAGGCTGTTCTATCTCTTGAGTGAAATAAAATATAACCATCTATTAATTAAAGAACTTAAGTGAAATACCATAAAATCATAACGAGATGCAGCGTGCTGGAAGCTGTGACTTATGTGACGATTAACGCTTAAAAAGGAACTCAACGCAACGTCCGCTTCTGGCACTAAGCAGACAAAAAATCTATCTACAAGTAAATGCTTTTTAAGTGCCACCCTCTCAACAATAATTCCCCAAACAAAAAACTACCCCAATCCCCCACCCACCACCAGCCCCCAAATCTCACAGTTGCCCTTTCCCAGGCTATTCGCTAGTATCGCCCCAGCTTCTCGTAAGTCGTAAACGTTAACGTTATCCAACGTACATATTCTCCCCGCTATTCGGGGTAATTGTACTTGGGTAATATCATGGCACTGTTTACATCCCCTCTTATTGCGTACCGCAGGCCCCACGTTCTGGGCTTTATCCTCTATTTCATTGTCGGCCTGGTCGACGGCGCGATTGTGCCCTTTTTCCCGCTGTGGGCGCAGCAGTCTGCCGCTATCCCGGTGGAGTTTATTGGCCTGCTGTTCGGCTGCTACGCCGGGGGCGAGCTGCTGGCCGCGCCATTTATCGGCGGCATTGCCGATCGGGTGGGCAGAAGGCCCGTGTTGATCATTTCGGCGACCGGCGTCGGGGCGGGCTTTATCGCGCTGTTCTTTGCGCACGGCGTCTTTGCGGCTGCCGCAGTGCTGATCGTCATCGGCCTGTTTGAATCGGTGCTGCACCCGACCATATACACCATTGTGGCGGACGCCACGCCAGCTGCGGAGCACCGACGCCAGTTCAGCATCATGCGCGTGTGTT
This region of Cedecea lapagei genomic DNA includes:
- a CDS encoding methionine ABC transporter permease, translated to MDDLVADLTVAFGETFQMLGISTLLAIIGGLPLGFLIFVTDRNLFWQNRSLNIFSSVVVNIVRSVPFVILLVLLLPLTQFLLGNTIGPIAASVPLSVAAIAFYARLVDGALREVDKGIIEAAEAFGASPMRIICTVLLPEASAGLLRGLTITLVSLIGYSAMAGIVGGGGVGDLAIRFGYYRYETQVMVVTVVALIVLVQIVQMIGDYLAKRADKRDRH